A genomic region of Aureimonas populi contains the following coding sequences:
- a CDS encoding histidine phosphatase family protein, whose product MKRLLLVRHGESEWNSIRRLQGQADISLSERGRAQALALKNTVADLAPDRVATSDLSRARVTAELLGFPQAERRTDLRENHVGDWTGQGIADLVAADPTAYAGWRAGTHTPPGGESWAGFAGRTRKAVLSLSEETAATLLVVAHGGVIRALLESFLGISPKRIIPVGPASLTILRRQGESLTDMRLELFNYSPTGPILDAPD is encoded by the coding sequence ATGAAACGCCTGCTCCTGGTCCGCCATGGCGAATCCGAATGGAACTCGATCCGCCGCCTGCAAGGGCAGGCCGACATCTCCCTTTCGGAGCGCGGCCGCGCGCAGGCGCTGGCGCTCAAGAACACCGTGGCCGACCTTGCGCCCGACCGCGTGGCGACCTCCGACCTTTCTCGCGCGCGCGTCACCGCCGAGCTTCTGGGCTTTCCGCAGGCCGAGCGGCGCACCGACCTGCGCGAGAACCATGTCGGCGACTGGACGGGGCAGGGCATCGCCGATCTCGTGGCCGCCGACCCCACGGCCTATGCCGGCTGGCGGGCGGGCACGCACACGCCGCCGGGGGGCGAGAGCTGGGCCGGGTTCGCGGGGCGGACGCGAAAGGCCGTGCTGTCGCTCAGCGAGGAGACCGCCGCGACGCTCCTCGTCGTCGCCCATGGCGGGGTCATCCGCGCGCTTCTGGAAAGCTTCCTCGGGATCAGCCCCAAGCGCATCATCCCCGTCGGGCCGGCCAGCCTCACCATCCTGCGCCGGCAGGGCGAGTCGCTGACCGACATGCGGCTCGAGCTGTTCAACTACAGCCCGACGGGCCCGATCCTCGACGCGCCCGACTGA
- a CDS encoding aspartate/glutamate racemase family protein codes for MRIAIVNPNASASMTAMVLNTARGLAAPGTHIEAATNEDGPLSIEGTVDGALAVPGMLARMKRAQEAGAHAHIIACFDDTGLDAARSLLEKPVIGIGEAGAKAASFLASRFTVVTTLSCSVPILEENLRRYGLADRATVRASEMAVLALEADPGQAEARISDEIEKAIAQDRAEAVVLGCAGMTALAAGLSRRHGLPVVDGVAAAVKFAEALCALGVGTARRGLYAPPRDAAAKRKDGEERR; via the coding sequence ATGAGGATCGCCATCGTCAATCCCAATGCCAGCGCCTCCATGACGGCGATGGTGCTGAACACCGCGCGCGGCCTGGCCGCGCCGGGCACGCATATCGAGGCGGCCACCAACGAGGACGGCCCGCTCTCCATCGAAGGCACGGTGGACGGGGCGCTCGCCGTGCCCGGAATGCTGGCCCGGATGAAGCGCGCGCAGGAGGCGGGGGCGCACGCCCATATCATCGCCTGCTTCGACGATACGGGGCTCGATGCGGCGCGCTCGCTTCTGGAAAAGCCGGTGATCGGCATCGGCGAGGCGGGAGCCAAGGCGGCGAGCTTCCTTGCCTCCCGCTTCACCGTGGTCACGACGCTGTCCTGCTCCGTGCCGATCCTGGAGGAGAACCTGCGCCGCTACGGCCTGGCCGACCGCGCCACCGTGCGGGCCAGCGAGATGGCGGTGCTGGCGCTGGAGGCGGACCCCGGACAGGCCGAGGCGCGTATCTCGGACGAGATCGAAAAGGCCATCGCGCAGGATCGCGCCGAGGCCGTCGTCCTCGGCTGCGCGGGCATGACGGCGCTTGCCGCCGGCCTGTCGCGCCGGCACGGCCTTCCCGTGGTGGACGGCGTGGCGGCGGCGGTGAAATTCGCCGAGGCCCTCTGCGCGCTCGGCGTGGGCACGGCGCGGCGCGGGCTTTATGCCCCGCCCCGCGATGCGGCAGCGAAGAGAAAGGACGGGGAGGAGAGGCGATGA
- the msrB gene encoding peptide-methionine (R)-S-oxide reductase MsrB has product MASYRKTEEALAALTPEQYWVTQESGTERPGTGALLANKEPGIYVDIVSGEPLFASSDKYESGCGWPSFTKPIEPAHVAEITDTSHGMVRTEVRSRHGDSHLGHVFNDGPRDRGGLRYCINSASLRFVHRDDMEAEGYGAYLPQVEEVA; this is encoded by the coding sequence ATGGCAAGCTATCGAAAGACCGAAGAGGCGCTCGCCGCCCTGACCCCCGAACAATACTGGGTGACGCAGGAGAGCGGCACGGAGCGGCCGGGAACGGGCGCGCTCCTGGCCAACAAGGAGCCGGGCATCTACGTGGACATCGTGTCCGGCGAGCCGCTCTTTGCCAGTTCCGACAAATACGAGTCCGGCTGCGGCTGGCCGAGCTTTACCAAGCCCATCGAGCCGGCGCATGTCGCCGAGATCACGGACACTTCGCACGGCATGGTTCGCACCGAGGTGCGCTCCCGGCATGGCGACAGCCATCTCGGCCATGTGTTCAACGACGGGCCGCGGGACCGGGGTGGCCTGCGCTACTGCATCAACTCCGCCTCCCTGCGCTTCGTGCATCGTGACGACATGGAAGCGGAAGGCTACGGCGCCTATCTGCCCCAGGTGGAGGAAGTGGCATGA
- a CDS encoding ABC transporter permease codes for MSTISLSERGRAFAASPGLVLKLVVLAIIGVLIAGPLLKILAETLRPETMQAWSDVLVGRLSRNLFWLPLTNTLALGFGVATGCVLIGGFLAWLVVMTDIPFRRTIGVMATLPFMIPSFATALAWGSLFRNSRVGGQVGFVEGLGFAVPDWLAWGMVPTLIVLIAHYYSLAFTVIAAALATVNSDLVEAAQLAGARRRRILSGIVLPVALPAIVAGASLTFAGAVSNFAAPALLGLPVRMQTLATRLFGMIEIGQTARGYVIAILLILVSAFFLWLGNRVISGRRSYATVTGKGGRSKRFALGPARLPLFSAALLICVLTTIVPVAILVASSLAPSSSALLSNWTLHYWTGLSSASVAQGQPGIWHNPAILTATGITVGLGASVALTGTMIGLLVAFALARYRGGFLSGLINQISFLPLLVPGIAFGAAYIALFGAPIGPFPALYGSFALLVLAATAYLVPFSAQTGRAVIQQVSGDLDESARLTGAGFLRRLGAITVPLAIRGLSAGALIIFVKIVRDLSLVVLLFTPTMPLLSVLAYRYASEGFTQFANAITVVVLVISIGATLLANRLQAKTQPWLKD; via the coding sequence ATGTCGACCATCTCCCTGTCGGAGCGCGGGCGGGCGTTCGCCGCCTCTCCCGGCCTTGTCCTGAAGCTGGTGGTGCTCGCCATCATCGGCGTGCTCATCGCCGGGCCGCTCCTGAAGATCCTGGCCGAGACGCTGCGGCCCGAAACGATGCAGGCCTGGAGCGACGTGCTCGTCGGCCGCCTTTCGCGCAACCTCTTCTGGCTGCCGCTCACCAACACGCTCGCGCTCGGCTTCGGGGTGGCGACCGGCTGCGTCCTCATCGGCGGCTTCCTGGCCTGGCTGGTGGTGATGACGGACATCCCGTTCCGCCGCACCATCGGGGTGATGGCCACGCTCCCCTTCATGATCCCGAGCTTCGCCACCGCGCTCGCCTGGGGCTCGCTCTTCCGCAATTCGCGCGTGGGCGGGCAGGTCGGCTTCGTGGAGGGGCTGGGCTTCGCGGTGCCGGACTGGCTGGCCTGGGGCATGGTGCCCACGCTCATCGTCCTCATCGCGCACTATTATTCGCTGGCCTTCACGGTGATCGCGGCGGCGCTCGCCACCGTCAACTCGGACCTGGTGGAGGCCGCGCAGCTTGCCGGCGCCAGGCGCCGCCGCATCCTGTCCGGCATCGTCCTGCCCGTGGCGCTGCCGGCCATCGTGGCGGGCGCCTCGCTCACCTTCGCGGGCGCCGTCTCCAACTTCGCCGCGCCCGCGCTGCTCGGCCTGCCGGTGCGCATGCAGACGCTGGCCACCCGCCTCTTCGGCATGATCGAGATCGGCCAGACGGCGCGGGGCTACGTCATCGCGATCCTGCTCATCCTCGTCTCGGCCTTCTTCCTGTGGCTCGGCAACCGGGTCATCTCCGGCCGGCGCTCCTATGCCACCGTCACCGGGAAGGGCGGGCGCTCCAAGCGCTTCGCGCTCGGCCCGGCCCGCCTGCCGCTGTTCTCGGCCGCGCTCCTCATCTGCGTGCTCACCACCATCGTGCCGGTGGCGATCCTCGTGGCGTCGAGCCTTGCCCCGTCCTCCTCCGCGCTCCTCTCCAACTGGACGCTGCATTACTGGACGGGCCTGTCCAGCGCTTCCGTCGCGCAAGGCCAGCCCGGCATCTGGCACAATCCGGCCATCCTCACGGCCACCGGCATCACGGTGGGGCTGGGCGCGAGCGTGGCGCTCACGGGCACCATGATCGGGCTTCTGGTCGCCTTCGCGCTGGCGCGCTATCGGGGCGGCTTCCTGTCGGGGCTGATCAACCAGATCTCCTTCCTGCCGCTGCTGGTGCCCGGCATCGCCTTCGGCGCCGCCTATATCGCGCTCTTCGGCGCGCCCATCGGCCCGTTCCCGGCGCTCTACGGCAGCTTCGCGCTGCTGGTGCTGGCGGCCACGGCCTATCTCGTGCCCTTCTCGGCGCAGACGGGGCGGGCCGTCATCCAGCAGGTGTCGGGCGACCTGGACGAGAGCGCGCGCCTGACCGGGGCTGGCTTCCTGCGGCGGCTGGGCGCCATCACCGTGCCGCTGGCGATCCGGGGCCTGTCGGCCGGCGCGCTGATCATCTTCGTGAAGATCGTGCGCGACCTGTCCCTCGTGGTCCTGCTCTTCACCCCCACCATGCCGCTCCTGTCGGTGCTCGCCTATCGCTACGCCTCGGAGGGCTTCACCCAGTTCGCCAACGCCATCACCGTGGTGGTCCTCGTGATCTCCATCGGCGCGACGCTTCTGGCCAACCGCTTGCAGGCCAAGACCCAGCCCTGGCTGAAGGATTGA
- a CDS encoding ABC transporter ATP-binding protein → MIRISNLSKRFAGFQAVSDVSIEVPKGAFLVLVGPSGCGKSTMLRMLAGLETPSAGTIAFDGKLVSDGARSWTIEPARRNAGLVFQSYALWPHMTVGGNVEWPLKVAGMGRAERRARIGEVLGLLGIDKLAERYPNEISGGQQQRVAIARMIAPKPGILLFDEPLSNLDAKLRVEMRTELLRIHRATGATSVYVTHDQVEAMTMASHVAVMNGGRVEQFGSPDELVAHPQSAFVATFVGTPPANLVPANAIPAGHPLSGQGEGGAFMFRPEELFVDEAAGPRTIVLDYAEASPVAGRTMITGVSKDMRLTAVVDRAPTLRVGQSVHFRIPDRPAALFSREGALVR, encoded by the coding sequence ATGATCCGCATCTCCAACCTTTCCAAGCGCTTCGCCGGCTTTCAGGCCGTCAGCGACGTCTCCATCGAAGTGCCGAAGGGCGCCTTCCTCGTGCTCGTCGGCCCGTCCGGCTGCGGCAAGTCCACCATGCTGCGGATGCTGGCGGGGCTGGAGACGCCGAGCGCGGGCACCATCGCGTTCGACGGCAAGCTCGTGTCGGACGGAGCGCGAAGCTGGACCATCGAGCCGGCGCGCCGCAATGCCGGCCTCGTCTTCCAGTCCTACGCGCTGTGGCCGCACATGACGGTGGGCGGCAATGTCGAATGGCCGCTGAAGGTGGCCGGCATGGGCAGGGCCGAGCGGCGCGCGCGCATCGGCGAGGTGCTGGGGCTCCTGGGCATCGACAAGCTGGCGGAGCGCTATCCGAACGAGATTTCCGGCGGCCAGCAGCAACGCGTGGCCATCGCCCGCATGATCGCGCCCAAGCCCGGCATCCTGCTCTTCGACGAGCCGCTGTCCAATCTCGACGCCAAGCTGCGCGTCGAGATGCGCACGGAGCTTCTGCGCATCCATCGGGCGACGGGCGCGACCTCGGTCTATGTCACGCACGACCAGGTGGAGGCGATGACCATGGCGAGCCATGTGGCGGTGATGAACGGGGGGCGCGTGGAGCAGTTCGGCAGCCCGGACGAGCTCGTCGCCCACCCGCAGAGCGCGTTCGTCGCCACCTTCGTGGGCACCCCGCCGGCCAATCTCGTGCCCGCCAACGCCATTCCCGCCGGCCATCCCCTTTCCGGCCAGGGGGAGGGCGGCGCCTTCATGTTCCGGCCCGAGGAGCTTTTCGTGGACGAGGCGGCGGGGCCTCGGACGATCGTGCTGGACTATGCCGAGGCGAGCCCGGTGGCCGGGCGCACGATGATCACCGGCGTCTCGAAGGACATGCGCCTGACGGCGGTGGTCGACCGCGCGCCGACGCTTCGCGTGGGGCAGAGCGTGCATTTCCGTATCCCCGACCGGCCCGCCGCCCTGTTCTCGCGCGAGGGAGCGCTGGTGCGATGA
- a CDS encoding phosphatidate cytidylyltransferase — MMDPTLLPLFAGLVAILSLATLTGRLLRGRARTPEARATVDNLNARIRAWWLMVAIFALAFTFGKTVTLVLFALTSFYCLREFISLTPTRPADHRALAFAFYVFLPLQYVLIGIDWQSLFSIAIPVYAFLLLPVLAVLKHETDDFLARTAKVQWALMLTVYCISHAPALLLLKIPGFEGRNVLLLFFLVAIVQASDVLQYIFGKLWGRRKIAPVVSPNKTWEGFLGGGAAATLLGAGLFWITPFTPLQAAGMALAIVLAGFCGGLVLSAVKRSMGAKDWGRMIEGHGGALDRMDSVTFAAPLFFHLTNYYFVP; from the coding sequence ATGATGGACCCGACGCTTCTCCCGCTCTTCGCTGGCCTCGTCGCCATCCTTTCGCTCGCCACGCTCACGGGCCGCCTGCTGCGCGGCCGGGCGAGGACGCCGGAGGCCCGCGCCACGGTGGACAACCTCAACGCCCGCATCCGCGCCTGGTGGCTGATGGTGGCGATCTTCGCGCTCGCCTTCACCTTCGGCAAGACGGTGACGCTGGTGCTCTTCGCGTTGACCTCCTTCTACTGCCTGCGCGAGTTCATCTCGCTCACGCCCACGCGGCCGGCGGACCACCGCGCGCTGGCCTTCGCCTTCTACGTCTTCCTGCCGCTGCAATATGTGCTGATCGGGATCGACTGGCAGAGCCTCTTCTCCATCGCCATTCCCGTCTACGCCTTCCTGCTCCTGCCGGTGCTGGCCGTGCTGAAGCACGAGACGGACGACTTCCTTGCCCGGACCGCCAAGGTGCAGTGGGCGCTGATGCTCACCGTCTACTGCATCAGCCACGCGCCCGCGCTGCTGCTCCTGAAGATTCCCGGCTTCGAGGGCCGCAACGTCCTTCTGCTGTTCTTCCTCGTGGCCATCGTGCAGGCGAGCGACGTTCTCCAGTACATTTTCGGCAAGCTGTGGGGCCGCAGGAAGATCGCGCCTGTCGTCAGCCCCAACAAGACCTGGGAGGGCTTTCTCGGCGGCGGCGCGGCCGCGACGCTTCTGGGCGCCGGCCTGTTCTGGATCACGCCCTTCACGCCGCTACAGGCCGCCGGCATGGCGCTGGCCATCGTGCTGGCCGGCTTCTGCGGCGGGCTCGTGCTCTCGGCCGTGAAGCGCTCCATGGGCGCCAAGGACTGGGGCCGGATGATCGAGGGCCATGGCGGCGCGCTGGACCGGATGGATTCGGTCACCTTCGCCGCGCCGCTCTTCTTCCATCTCACGAATTACTACTTCGTGCCGTAA
- a CDS encoding CDP-alcohol phosphatidyltransferase family protein encodes MRGAKEREATGDRRPLASRGTAWAQALARGLLRTPATPNGISATGILFAALGGIAFAFAPEYPWLFLAGALLVQLRLLCNLLDGMVAVEGGRGSPTGALFNEIPDRLEDSFLLIGFGYAAGLPELGFVAALLAVLTAYLRAFGASLGLGQDFGGPMAKPQRMAALTLGGVASLGEIALFQTLHVPLVVLAVVVAGTAWTCVRRIARMARALEGGR; translated from the coding sequence ATGAGGGGGGCGAAGGAGAGGGAGGCGACGGGGGACCGCCGTCCGCTGGCCTCGCGGGGCACGGCCTGGGCACAGGCGCTTGCAAGGGGGCTCCTGCGCACACCCGCCACGCCGAACGGCATTTCGGCGACGGGCATCCTCTTCGCGGCGCTCGGGGGGATCGCCTTCGCCTTCGCGCCCGAATACCCTTGGCTGTTTCTCGCCGGCGCGCTCCTCGTCCAGCTTCGGCTCCTGTGCAATCTCCTCGACGGGATGGTGGCGGTGGAAGGCGGGCGCGGCTCGCCGACCGGGGCGCTGTTCAACGAGATTCCCGACCGGCTGGAGGACAGCTTCCTGCTCATCGGCTTCGGCTATGCGGCCGGCCTGCCGGAATTGGGCTTCGTGGCGGCGCTGCTGGCCGTTCTCACCGCCTATCTGCGGGCCTTCGGGGCCTCCCTGGGGCTCGGGCAGGATTTCGGCGGGCCGATGGCCAAGCCCCAGCGCATGGCCGCGCTGACGCTGGGGGGCGTGGCGTCCCTCGGCGAGATCGCCCTCTTCCAGACCCTGCATGTGCCGCTCGTCGTGCTGGCGGTGGTGGTGGCCGGCACGGCCTGGACCTGCGTTCGTCGCATCGCGCGCATGGCGCGCGCGCTGGAGGGCGGGCGATGA
- a CDS encoding lysophospholipid acyltransferase family protein translates to MIDDMLVGLARFLVGGRPDWIGAQPSPRQRIYFANHGSHLDTILLWAAMPKSLRATTHPVAAADYWGKDRLRRAIAIGLLNSVLVDRAGSAGGKDPLAPLEEQLRRGHSLIIFPEGTRGGAKLPGPFKSGLFRLATRFPEAELVPVYLENLSRAFPRGAFLPVPISCHVRIGAPLRLGEGEEKDAFLIRARDAIVAMAQVR, encoded by the coding sequence ATGATCGACGACATGCTCGTCGGGCTGGCACGCTTTCTCGTCGGCGGGCGGCCGGACTGGATCGGCGCGCAGCCCTCGCCGCGCCAGCGCATCTACTTCGCCAATCACGGCAGCCATCTCGACACGATCCTGCTCTGGGCGGCCATGCCGAAAAGTCTTCGCGCCACGACCCATCCGGTCGCGGCTGCCGACTATTGGGGCAAGGACAGGCTTCGGCGGGCCATCGCCATCGGCCTTCTCAACTCGGTGCTGGTGGACAGGGCCGGCTCGGCGGGCGGCAAGGACCCGCTGGCGCCGCTGGAGGAGCAGTTGCGGCGCGGCCATTCGCTGATCATCTTCCCGGAAGGCACGCGCGGCGGAGCGAAGCTGCCCGGCCCCTTCAAGTCCGGCCTGTTCCGGCTGGCGACACGCTTTCCCGAGGCCGAACTCGTCCCCGTCTACCTGGAGAACCTCTCGCGCGCCTTCCCGCGCGGCGCCTTCCTGCCCGTGCCGATCTCCTGCCACGTGCGCATCGGAGCCCCGCTCCGCCTTGGGGAGGGGGAGGAGAAGGACGCCTTCCTCATCCGCGCGCGCGACGCCATCGTGGCCATGGCGCAGGTGCGATGA
- a CDS encoding MucR family transcriptional regulator, with the protein MSEVEKPNLTALTVQLLSAYVGNNAVPSGELADLIRSTRAALDEEAKPAAPAEPAHVPAVSVRASLASRDHILSMIDGKPYKSLKRHLSSHGLTPVEYRGRYNLPRDYPMVAQSYSEQRREVAKRLGLGRKPTEAVSDTVSNVAPEGAPEAAPAAPKRAKSSAQGAKREGRAARAPKAKPAQPVE; encoded by the coding sequence ATGTCCGAAGTGGAAAAGCCTAACCTCACCGCTTTGACGGTGCAACTTCTGAGCGCTTACGTCGGCAACAACGCGGTTCCGAGCGGCGAACTCGCCGATCTGATCCGCTCGACGCGCGCGGCACTGGACGAGGAAGCCAAGCCCGCCGCGCCGGCGGAGCCCGCGCATGTGCCGGCCGTTTCGGTGCGCGCCAGCCTCGCCTCGCGCGATCACATCCTCAGCATGATCGACGGCAAGCCCTACAAGAGCCTGAAGCGCCACCTCTCCTCGCACGGCCTGACGCCGGTGGAGTATCGCGGCCGCTACAATCTTCCGCGCGACTATCCCATGGTGGCGCAGAGCTATTCGGAGCAGCGCCGCGAGGTGGCCAAGCGGCTGGGCCTCGGGCGCAAGCCCACGGAAGCGGTGTCGGACACGGTGTCGAACGTGGCGCCCGAGGGGGCACCCGAGGCGGCGCCCGCCGCCCCCAAGCGCGCGAAATCGTCGGCGCAAGGTGCCAAGCGCGAGGGCCGCGCGGCGCGCGCGCCCAAGGCCAAGCCCGCCCAACCGGTGGAGTGA
- a CDS encoding EAL domain-containing protein has product MAARRRERRRIDAVKALGVMDDPTSRVAYDRIARLAQRIFGTEIVLITFMDGERQWFKSHLGTRMEENRPEESFCVHAIDNRATLVVEDTQEDERFRDLDPLDGAPLPRFYAGAPIITHDGHAIGTVCILDSAPRSFGEADRLALEDLASLVLTQVKMDREIGFLDPMTRLPNRLKLLLDMQAVARRDPDARRLLVLVDLMSTRDIDEAIGALGLDFFNEQVRHAAEMAVKVLPGTVVYHVGAAYLALLLESIGDPAPLLSSVLGELRAPMPSAAGIPVALRPCAGLREVGLVEMASPDILRTVLAAARQAREAETGLAWYDAGKDEAHRRSFSLLSDFPAALRAEDQLRLVYQPRIDLATGRCHSVEALLRWNHPVMGAIPPSQFFPLVEKTGLIREVTQFVLRHAAGQVAAWEKEGLRLVCSVNVSVRNLLEEDFVERLEAVLAAAGVDPGRIEVEIVEDIDLDGSQTAVQRLRDIRALGVSVAIDDFGAGYSNISYLLALPASTLKIDRSLIAGMLSERMADITVSAMIDLGHRLGYRVVAEGVEDAETYALLEKRGCDEVQGYLIAKPLEVGAVRARIEAGLAPASSSPVPG; this is encoded by the coding sequence ATGGCGGCCAGGCGGAGGGAACGGCGACGGATCGACGCCGTGAAGGCTCTCGGCGTCATGGACGACCCGACGAGCCGGGTCGCCTACGACCGCATCGCGAGGCTGGCGCAGCGAATCTTCGGCACCGAGATCGTGCTGATCACCTTCATGGATGGCGAGCGGCAGTGGTTCAAGTCGCATCTGGGCACCCGGATGGAGGAGAACCGCCCCGAGGAGAGTTTCTGCGTACACGCGATCGACAACCGTGCGACGCTGGTCGTGGAGGACACGCAAGAGGACGAGCGTTTCCGCGACCTGGACCCTCTGGACGGCGCCCCCCTCCCTCGCTTCTACGCAGGCGCGCCCATCATCACCCATGACGGCCATGCCATCGGCACGGTGTGCATTCTGGACAGCGCGCCGCGCAGCTTCGGGGAGGCGGACCGGCTGGCGCTCGAGGATCTTGCCTCCCTGGTGCTGACGCAGGTCAAGATGGACCGGGAAATCGGCTTCCTCGATCCCATGACCCGCCTGCCGAACCGGCTGAAGCTGCTTCTGGACATGCAGGCCGTCGCGCGCCGCGACCCCGATGCCAGGCGGCTGCTTGTGCTGGTCGACCTCATGAGCACGCGGGATATCGACGAGGCCATCGGGGCTCTGGGTCTGGATTTCTTCAACGAGCAGGTCCGCCATGCCGCGGAGATGGCGGTGAAGGTGCTGCCCGGAACGGTCGTCTATCACGTCGGCGCCGCCTATCTGGCGCTGTTGCTGGAGAGCATAGGCGATCCCGCGCCGCTGCTCTCCTCCGTGCTGGGCGAACTGCGCGCGCCGATGCCTTCGGCCGCGGGAATTCCGGTGGCCTTGCGCCCGTGCGCGGGGCTGCGCGAGGTCGGCCTCGTGGAAATGGCCTCGCCCGATATCCTGCGCACCGTCCTGGCTGCGGCGCGCCAGGCGCGAGAGGCCGAAACCGGCCTTGCCTGGTACGATGCGGGCAAGGATGAGGCGCATCGCCGCTCCTTCAGCCTGCTGTCCGATTTTCCCGCCGCCTTGCGCGCCGAGGACCAACTCCGCCTCGTCTACCAGCCGCGCATCGACCTCGCCACGGGCCGGTGCCACTCGGTCGAGGCGCTGCTGCGCTGGAACCATCCCGTGATGGGCGCGATCCCGCCCTCTCAGTTCTTTCCGCTGGTGGAGAAGACGGGCCTGATCCGGGAGGTCACGCAGTTCGTCCTGCGCCACGCGGCCGGGCAGGTCGCGGCCTGGGAGAAAGAGGGCCTGCGGCTCGTCTGCTCGGTCAACGTCTCGGTCCGGAACCTGCTGGAGGAGGATTTCGTCGAGCGCCTGGAAGCGGTGCTGGCGGCGGCGGGGGTCGATCCGGGCCGCATCGAGGTGGAGATCGTGGAGGATATCGACCTCGACGGCAGCCAGACGGCCGTGCAAAGGCTGCGGGACATCCGGGCCCTGGGCGTCAGCGTGGCCATCGACGATTTCGGGGCCGGCTACAGCAACATCTCCTATCTCCTCGCCCTTCCGGCCTCCACGCTCAAGATCGACCGCTCGCTTATCGCCGGAATGCTGAGCGAACGCATGGCCGATATCACGGTTTCGGCCATGATCGATCTGGGACACAGGCTCGGCTACAGGGTCGTCGCCGAGGGCGTGGAGGACGCGGAGACCTACGCGCTTCTCGAAAAGCGCGGTTGCGACGAGGTGCAGGGCTACCTCATCGCCAAGCCGCTCGAAGTGGGCGCCGTGCGCGCCCGTATCGAAGCGGGACTGGCACCAGCCTCCTCCTCGCCCGTCCCGGGCTGA
- the cnbZ gene encoding 2-amino-5-chloromuconate deaminase CnbZ translates to MSGVEITAGGYRTLPLVMQFSAGVAALPGFAVERARFEHPVPLAQGFARIEAHLKAIGRPLTAFCACELRSPEPFTEASFAAFNLVYTGTLREWGVMADGMNPVARSNVCPEIGPPGEPSFHAVSYTVEAPGAGPSFVVAGSCEVPENQPGEYASHIVRHGETSPEAIAEKARFVLGELERRMGLLGASWAQVTGTQAYTVHDLGPFLAQEIVARGAAPHGLTWHYNRPPVLGLEFEMDCRRVLLERVLEA, encoded by the coding sequence ATGAGCGGTGTCGAGATCACGGCAGGCGGTTACAGGACGCTGCCGCTGGTGATGCAGTTTTCCGCCGGCGTCGCGGCCCTGCCCGGCTTTGCCGTGGAGCGCGCCCGTTTCGAGCACCCGGTGCCGCTCGCGCAGGGTTTCGCGCGGATCGAGGCGCATCTGAAGGCCATCGGCCGGCCGCTCACCGCCTTCTGCGCCTGCGAGCTGCGCTCGCCCGAGCCCTTTACCGAGGCGAGCTTCGCCGCCTTCAACCTCGTCTACACCGGCACCCTGCGGGAGTGGGGCGTGATGGCGGACGGGATGAATCCGGTGGCCCGCTCCAATGTCTGCCCCGAGATCGGACCGCCGGGGGAACCGTCCTTCCACGCCGTCTCCTATACGGTGGAGGCGCCGGGCGCGGGGCCGAGCTTCGTCGTGGCCGGCTCTTGCGAGGTGCCGGAGAACCAGCCCGGCGAGTATGCCTCCCATATCGTGCGCCATGGCGAGACCAGCCCGGAGGCCATCGCCGAGAAGGCCCGCTTCGTGCTCGGCGAGCTGGAGCGGCGCATGGGCCTCCTCGGCGCATCATGGGCGCAGGTGACGGGAACGCAGGCCTATACGGTCCACGATCTGGGGCCGTTCCTGGCGCAGGAGATCGTCGCGCGCGGCGCGGCGCCCCACGGGCTGACATGGCACTACAACCGCCCGCCCGTCCTCGGCCTCGAATTCGAGATGGATTGCCGCCGCGTGCTGCTCGAGCGGGTCCTCGAGGCGTAA
- the msrA gene encoding peptide-methionine (S)-S-oxide reductase MsrA, translating into MSTERAVLAGGCFWGMQDLIRKLPGVVATRVGYSGGEVPNATYRNHGNHAEAIEILFDPAVVSYRDLLEFFFQIHDPSTPDRQGNDRGPSYRSAIFYENEAQKAVALDTIADVDASGLWPGKVVTELSPVGDFWEAEPEHQDYLERIPNGYTCHFVRPGWKLPRRADAA; encoded by the coding sequence ATGAGCACCGAACGCGCCGTTCTGGCCGGAGGTTGTTTCTGGGGCATGCAGGACCTCATCCGCAAGCTTCCGGGCGTCGTGGCGACGCGCGTGGGCTATAGCGGCGGCGAGGTGCCGAACGCCACCTATCGCAACCACGGCAACCACGCCGAGGCGATCGAGATCCTGTTCGATCCGGCCGTGGTCAGCTACCGCGATCTTCTGGAGTTCTTCTTCCAGATCCATGATCCTTCCACGCCCGACCGCCAGGGCAACGACCGTGGCCCCAGCTACCGCTCGGCTATCTTCTACGAGAACGAGGCGCAGAAGGCGGTGGCGCTTGACACCATCGCGGATGTCGACGCCTCCGGTCTCTGGCCGGGCAAGGTCGTCACCGAGCTTTCGCCGGTCGGCGATTTCTGGGAGGCCGAGCCCGAGCATCAGGATTATCTGGAGCGCATCCCCAACGGCTATACCTGCCACTTCGTGCGGCCCGGCTGGAAGCTGCCGCGCCGGGCCGACGCGGCCTGA